A genome region from Vibrio tapetis subsp. tapetis includes the following:
- a CDS encoding AraC family transcriptional regulator, translating to MKSVHFMRAIAIVNIGELAVKRYGIDINQLGIPESVFLNPMNLIPIDEVNDWFSLLVQQTANPDIILELAQILDIESMGAIGRWLFSGYDLASTIRRINYGVGSLQSGAFMAGAQVGSIIKWTYNNPNFSPQVKVHDSVRVAIFMTKVLREYLGADFAPQRVMISGVCKNEQAYKAFFGCDIGWSHSRTEVWIHSDLRLATKQSRQISNKRLAMNFTELDEILNMPEPEDELKVIYEMVNYSRYFGLPTLSSVSSLLGLSEQQFQRRLHSLGLNFSTVCGYVMSNVAVDLLSKGIEVDQVAVRLGYTNVASFNRMFKKHRGLTPKQYIRHFHDVF from the coding sequence GTGAAGAGTGTTCATTTCATGCGTGCGATAGCAATTGTTAATATCGGTGAGCTAGCGGTAAAACGGTATGGGATAGACATCAATCAATTAGGTATACCAGAATCGGTATTTCTTAACCCGATGAACTTGATCCCAATTGATGAAGTGAACGACTGGTTTAGCCTTTTAGTACAACAGACGGCTAACCCAGACATCATCCTTGAATTGGCACAGATCCTGGATATAGAAAGCATGGGAGCCATTGGGCGCTGGTTGTTCTCGGGCTACGATTTGGCTTCCACCATTCGGCGGATTAACTATGGTGTCGGGAGCTTACAGTCTGGCGCGTTTATGGCTGGCGCTCAAGTTGGTTCTATTATTAAGTGGACTTATAACAACCCCAATTTCTCGCCACAAGTCAAAGTACACGATAGTGTGCGTGTAGCAATATTCATGACGAAAGTACTGCGCGAATACCTAGGCGCAGACTTCGCGCCTCAACGGGTTATGATTTCTGGTGTATGTAAAAATGAGCAAGCGTACAAGGCATTTTTTGGCTGCGACATTGGATGGAGTCATTCAAGAACCGAGGTATGGATTCATTCTGACTTAAGGCTGGCAACCAAGCAGTCTCGTCAAATTTCAAATAAACGTTTGGCGATGAATTTTACAGAGCTGGATGAGATATTGAACATGCCAGAACCAGAAGATGAGCTAAAAGTGATCTATGAAATGGTTAACTATAGCCGCTACTTTGGTTTACCAACCTTGTCTTCGGTATCCAGCTTACTGGGCTTGTCGGAGCAGCAATTTCAACGCCGATTACATAGCCTAGGGCTTAATTTTTCGACCGTATGCGGCTATGTGATGAGTAATGTCGCGGTTGATTTACTCAGCAAAGGGATCGAAGTCGATCAGGTTGCTGTTCGGTTAGGTTATACCAACGTAGCCAGTTTTAATCGCATGTTCAAAAAACACCGAGGCCTAACGCCTAAACAATACATCCGGCATTTTCATGATGTTTTTTAG
- a CDS encoding MFS transporter yields MSLLSVPFVGTGADTALHVVAAVILIATIGAAAYGFWKLHELPINKAHSKDHHQIGLITALTWIGFIWHWVWVLAVILAFVDMEKAIINLRDTWRHTPVTIKQEEPKC; encoded by the coding sequence ATGAGCTTACTTAGTGTCCCGTTTGTAGGAACTGGCGCCGATACTGCGCTGCATGTTGTCGCGGCAGTGATCCTAATCGCTACAATTGGCGCAGCAGCATATGGTTTCTGGAAACTGCATGAACTACCAATCAACAAAGCGCACAGTAAAGATCATCATCAAATAGGATTGATTACTGCCCTCACATGGATTGGTTTCATTTGGCACTGGGTATGGGTATTGGCCGTTATTCTCGCGTTTGTTGATATGGAAAAGGCCATCATCAACCTTAGAGACACATGGCGCCATACACCCGTGACAATCAAACAAGAGGAACCAAAATGTTAG
- a CDS encoding HlyD family secretion protein, which translates to MLEGLAVWSLFIYLLRMVGMPWNKATKSFAYLGGTSWLLFVWVGLINFTPMDLSGGSVVQSPHIQLRPDSSNVTGKVERIYVKPNQDVTKGQLIYELDDTRYQIALNQATVKREAAEVALDVAKEDIAISKAAYQSLLQDLETSKSQLMAARVDYDLQNKMLIRYNEQNRVVKNTITASDIDKQTSSVEMAKQNMNVINSQIKKKHVDADKAKLAITKAELAVKSRHADLRTIDEQIAQTQWDLDSTKVYAPADGFVTNFILREGQRVSMMPRLQMYTNEKYVLMRVNHQAIRNVKPGQAAEFASSVYPGKVFAAEVEGIVEATGEAQGNLLGFDDSVRATTGKNLQNKHHFVRLKVAESDGYDLPVGSVGLAWVSGEKPVGFMAFLDVIRGIILRMKSQLYFFYSI; encoded by the coding sequence ATGTTAGAAGGCTTAGCAGTATGGTCACTATTTATTTACCTATTACGAATGGTCGGTATGCCATGGAATAAAGCGACTAAGTCGTTCGCTTATCTGGGCGGAACGTCATGGCTGCTATTCGTTTGGGTTGGGCTTATTAATTTTACCCCGATGGACTTGTCGGGAGGCTCGGTCGTTCAGTCGCCTCATATTCAGCTGCGTCCCGATTCTAGCAATGTGACTGGAAAGGTAGAGCGTATTTACGTTAAGCCTAATCAAGATGTGACAAAAGGCCAGTTGATTTATGAGCTTGACGACACCCGCTATCAAATCGCCTTAAATCAAGCCACGGTGAAAAGAGAGGCAGCAGAAGTCGCACTGGATGTTGCCAAAGAAGACATCGCTATCTCTAAAGCGGCTTACCAATCACTATTGCAAGACCTAGAGACATCTAAGAGCCAATTAATGGCAGCAAGAGTCGACTACGATCTGCAAAACAAAATGCTTATACGCTACAACGAACAAAACAGAGTGGTAAAAAACACCATTACCGCCAGCGACATTGATAAGCAAACCAGCAGTGTTGAAATGGCAAAACAAAACATGAATGTGATCAACTCTCAAATTAAGAAAAAACACGTTGATGCCGATAAAGCCAAGCTGGCCATAACCAAAGCAGAGCTTGCGGTAAAAAGCAGGCACGCCGACTTACGTACCATTGATGAACAAATAGCGCAAACGCAGTGGGATTTAGACAGTACTAAGGTATACGCACCCGCTGACGGCTTTGTTACCAATTTCATTTTGCGTGAAGGACAAAGGGTATCGATGATGCCTCGCTTACAAATGTACACTAACGAAAAATACGTCTTGATGCGCGTAAATCATCAAGCAATCCGAAATGTAAAACCCGGCCAAGCAGCAGAGTTTGCCTCATCGGTTTATCCCGGAAAGGTATTTGCAGCAGAAGTAGAAGGAATTGTTGAAGCAACGGGAGAAGCACAAGGCAACTTACTTGGTTTTGACGACTCTGTACGTGCGACAACCGGGAAAAACTTACAGAACAAGCACCACTTTGTGCGCCTCAAAGTAGCAGAAAGTGACGGCTACGACTTACCGGTAGGTTCGGTTGGGTTAGCGTGGGTAAGCGGAGAAAAGCCAGTTGGATTCATGGCATTTCTTGATGTCATTCGAGGCATCATCTTACGAATGAAGTCCCAACTTTACTTCTTCTATTCGATTTAG
- the glyA gene encoding serine hydroxymethyltransferase, with protein MLKRDMNIADYDADLFTAIQEETLRQEEHIELIASENYTSPRVMEAQGSQLTNKYAEGYPGKRYYGGCEFVDKVETLAIERACELFGAQYANVQPHSGSQANNAVYMALLNAGDTVLGMSLAHGGHLTHGSPVNFSGKLYNIIPYGIDEAGQIDYEEMEALAVEHKPKMIIGGFSAYSQICDWARMREIADKVGAYFFVDMAHVAGLIAAGVYPNPVPHAHVVTTTTHKTLAGPRGGLILSNEGEDLYKKLNSAVFPGGQGGPLMHVIAGKAVAFKEALEPEFKEYQTRVVANAKAMVAEFLARGYNIVSGSTENHLFLVDLIDKDITGKEADAVLGSANITVNKNSVPNDPRSPFVTSGIRVGSPSITRRGFSEEDSKALAGWVCDILDNLGDESVIEATKAKVLEICKRLPVYA; from the coding sequence ATGCTAAAGCGTGACATGAACATCGCTGATTATGATGCGGACCTCTTTACCGCAATCCAGGAAGAAACTCTTCGCCAAGAAGAGCATATTGAGCTAATTGCTTCAGAAAACTACACCAGCCCACGTGTAATGGAAGCTCAAGGTTCTCAACTAACGAACAAGTACGCAGAAGGTTACCCTGGTAAGCGTTACTACGGCGGTTGTGAGTTTGTTGATAAAGTAGAAACGCTAGCAATCGAGCGTGCATGTGAGCTATTTGGCGCACAGTATGCAAACGTGCAGCCTCACTCTGGTTCTCAAGCGAATAATGCGGTTTACATGGCGCTGCTAAACGCAGGCGATACTGTATTAGGTATGAGCCTTGCTCACGGTGGTCACCTAACTCACGGTTCTCCAGTAAACTTCTCTGGTAAGCTTTACAACATCATTCCTTACGGTATTGATGAAGCTGGCCAGATCGATTACGAAGAAATGGAAGCACTAGCAGTAGAACATAAGCCTAAGATGATCATTGGTGGTTTCTCTGCTTACTCTCAAATTTGTGATTGGGCGCGCATGCGTGAAATCGCAGACAAAGTTGGCGCTTACTTCTTCGTAGACATGGCACACGTTGCTGGTCTTATCGCTGCAGGCGTATACCCGAACCCAGTTCCTCATGCGCACGTTGTTACTACAACGACGCATAAAACATTAGCTGGTCCACGTGGCGGTCTTATCCTTTCTAACGAAGGCGAAGATCTTTACAAGAAGCTAAACTCAGCGGTATTCCCTGGCGGCCAAGGCGGCCCTCTAATGCACGTTATCGCGGGTAAAGCCGTAGCGTTCAAAGAAGCGCTAGAGCCAGAGTTTAAAGAATACCAAACTCGCGTCGTTGCTAACGCAAAAGCAATGGTTGCTGAATTCCTGGCTCGCGGTTACAACATCGTTTCAGGTTCTACCGAGAACCACCTGTTCCTTGTTGACCTAATCGACAAAGACATCACAGGTAAAGAAGCGGATGCTGTACTTGGTTCTGCAAACATCACAGTGAACAAAAACTCAGTACCAAACGATCCTCGTAGCCCGTTTGTTACTTCTGGTATCCGTGTTGGTTCTCCTTCAATCACTCGTCGTGGTTTCTCAGAAGAAGATTCAAAAGCACTTGCTGGCTGGGTGTGTGACATCCTTGATAACCTAGGCGATGAGTCTGTTATCGAAGCTACAAAAGCCAAAGTTCTAGAAATTTGTAAGCGTCTACCTGTATACGCTTAA
- a CDS encoding YitT family protein, with amino-acid sequence MEKHSSKEDWIAILTGTFVVAQGVFFLQSSHLLTGGTTGLALLLTQFVPLSFGMIYFIANCPFYLLAWRRFGPRFAFNSAISGALVSIFTDNLHHVISVDAINDVYCAIVGGLLMGLGMLILFRHRSSLGGFNVLCLVIQDKTGFSVGKSQMIIDALILVTSFFFVSIEVIAVSVLGAVMLNLVLAMNHKPTRYTVKYS; translated from the coding sequence ATGGAAAAACACTCAAGTAAAGAAGATTGGATTGCTATTTTAACCGGCACGTTTGTTGTTGCTCAGGGCGTATTCTTTCTACAGTCTTCACATTTATTAACCGGTGGTACTACCGGCCTTGCGCTTTTATTGACTCAGTTTGTGCCATTAAGCTTCGGTATGATCTATTTCATCGCTAACTGCCCATTTTATCTATTGGCTTGGCGTCGCTTTGGGCCTCGATTCGCCTTTAATAGTGCAATATCTGGTGCGCTTGTTTCAATTTTCACCGACAACTTACATCATGTAATTAGTGTGGATGCGATCAACGATGTGTACTGCGCTATCGTTGGGGGATTGTTAATGGGATTGGGCATGCTTATTTTATTTAGGCATCGTTCGAGTTTGGGTGGGTTTAACGTATTATGTTTAGTTATTCAAGATAAGACCGGCTTCTCGGTCGGTAAGAGTCAGATGATCATTGATGCATTAATTCTTGTGACTTCTTTCTTCTTCGTATCAATAGAAGTGATCGCTGTCTCCGTGTTAGGTGCGGTAATGCTCAACCTCGTGTTAGCGATGAACCACAAGCCGACACGCTACACGGTTAAATACAGCTAA
- the treC gene encoding alpha,alpha-phosphotrehalase: MVAVQQDWWRTASIYQIYPKSFCDSGSRGTGDIKGIISKLDYLKKLGVDAIWLTPVYQSPMIDNGYDISDYYSVNPEFGTMADLEQLLAQAHQRGIRIIMDIVVNHTSTHHHWFQSALGDKNSPYRDYYIWKDPVDDEVPNNWQSKFGGSAWELDRETNQYFLHLFAKEQADLNWENPKVRAEVKEVIRFWAEKGVDGFRLDVINLISKQQDFPSDEIGDGRRFYTDGPRVHEYLQEISEAVFQKYGSVTVGEMSSTTLEHCQQYSANNNKELSMVFNFHHLKVDYTNGDKWTNAPFDFLQLKEIFNHWQTGLNGKGWGALFWCNHDQPRIVSRLGDDKRYRVESAKMLAASVHMMQGTPYIYQGEEIGMTNPGYTSIDQYQDVESTNMYDIMVKQQGVAEADMLAILAQKSRDNSRAPMQWDDSLHAGFTQGTPWLQVAGNYLQINAQQAVANIDSVYYFYQKLIKMRKEVEVITTGDYLDLLPNHSSVFAYQRQSEKQTLVCVNNYYGNEVEVTLPVREDVEKGRYLLGNYSDIENTSVMAKQVLKPYETRIFLIEH; this comes from the coding sequence ATGGTGGCAGTACAACAAGACTGGTGGCGCACAGCGTCTATCTATCAAATTTACCCTAAAAGTTTTTGTGACAGTGGAAGTCGTGGAACGGGCGATATAAAAGGGATCATTTCTAAGCTCGATTATCTAAAAAAGCTGGGTGTGGATGCAATTTGGCTTACTCCTGTTTACCAATCTCCGATGATTGATAATGGCTATGATATCTCAGATTATTACTCGGTGAATCCTGAGTTTGGCACAATGGCAGACTTAGAGCAGTTGTTGGCACAAGCTCACCAACGTGGCATTCGTATTATTATGGATATCGTGGTGAATCATACTTCAACTCATCACCACTGGTTTCAGTCGGCTTTGGGGGACAAAAACAGCCCGTACCGAGACTACTATATTTGGAAAGATCCAGTAGATGATGAAGTACCGAATAACTGGCAGTCCAAATTTGGTGGCAGCGCTTGGGAGTTAGACCGTGAAACCAATCAGTACTTTTTGCACCTATTTGCAAAAGAACAAGCCGACTTAAATTGGGAAAATCCAAAAGTTCGCGCTGAAGTCAAAGAGGTGATCAGGTTTTGGGCGGAAAAAGGCGTTGATGGCTTCCGTTTAGATGTCATCAATTTAATTTCCAAGCAGCAAGACTTTCCTAGCGATGAAATTGGTGATGGTCGCCGTTTCTATACTGACGGCCCACGTGTGCATGAATATTTGCAAGAAATCAGTGAAGCGGTGTTCCAAAAATACGGCAGCGTGACGGTTGGCGAGATGTCTTCTACAACGCTTGAGCATTGTCAGCAGTATTCCGCTAACAATAACAAAGAGCTGTCTATGGTGTTTAACTTCCATCATTTGAAAGTCGACTATACCAACGGAGACAAGTGGACCAATGCGCCGTTTGATTTCTTACAATTAAAAGAGATCTTTAATCATTGGCAAACCGGGTTGAATGGTAAGGGGTGGGGGGCACTGTTTTGGTGTAACCACGACCAGCCACGCATTGTTAGTCGCTTGGGAGATGATAAACGCTACCGTGTCGAGTCCGCTAAAATGTTGGCTGCGTCAGTACATATGATGCAAGGCACGCCCTACATCTATCAAGGTGAAGAGATCGGAATGACCAATCCGGGCTATACCAGCATTGATCAGTACCAAGATGTAGAAAGTACTAACATGTACGACATCATGGTGAAGCAACAAGGCGTTGCCGAAGCTGACATGCTCGCCATATTGGCACAAAAGTCTCGTGATAACTCTCGTGCCCCGATGCAATGGGATGACTCTTTACATGCTGGATTTACACAGGGAACACCTTGGCTTCAAGTTGCCGGGAACTATCTGCAAATCAATGCGCAACAAGCGGTAGCAAATATCGACTCTGTTTACTATTTTTATCAGAAATTAATAAAGATGCGCAAAGAGGTTGAGGTGATAACGACAGGTGATTATCTGGATTTACTGCCTAATCACTCGAGTGTTTTTGCATACCAGCGCCAATCAGAAAAACAAACCTTGGTGTGCGTAAACAACTACTATGGCAATGAAGTTGAGGTGACGTTGCCTGTAAGGGAGGATGTGGAAAAAGGCCGCTATCTATTAGGTAACTATTCAGATATTGAAAATACTTCAGTGATGGCTAAACAAGTTCTTAAACCGTATGAGACGCGTATTTTTCTTATTGAGCACTAA
- the treB gene encoding PTS trehalose transporter subunit IIBC codes for MSRISSQDVSRLIELVGGNDNIASVSHCLTRLRFVLNDTDAADPKALEALPLVKGCFTNAGQFQVVIGTEVDDVYKELIKQAGKSETSKDDAKLAARQNMNILERGISHLAEIFVPLLPAIITGGLILGFRNVIGDIKMFDGQTLTQISQFWATVHSFLWLIGEAIFFFLPVGVCWATVKKLGGTPILGITLGVTLVSPQLMNAYAIGKEIPQVWDFGWFVIEKVGYQAQVIPAMLAGVALAFIETNLKRIVPAYLYLVVVPFVSIILSVILAHALIGPFGRIIGDGVAFAAKAAMTGDFAVIGAMVFGFLYAPLVITGVHHTTNAVDLQLMQEMGGTPIWPLIALSNIAQASAVVGIIIISRKNGERDISVPAAISAYLGVTEPAMYGINLKYKFPMLSAMIGSAIAAAICGSAGVMANGIGVGGLPGILSIQPQYWSVYLIAMAVAIVVPAALTLFMYKRAQGKGELTAVSA; via the coding sequence ATGAGTAGGATTTCAAGCCAAGACGTTTCCCGTCTTATAGAGCTAGTCGGAGGTAACGACAATATTGCCAGCGTCAGTCATTGCCTTACACGATTACGCTTTGTGTTAAATGATACCGATGCCGCTGATCCAAAAGCGTTGGAAGCTTTGCCTTTGGTTAAGGGCTGTTTCACCAATGCGGGCCAGTTCCAAGTTGTGATCGGAACGGAAGTCGACGATGTTTACAAAGAACTGATCAAACAAGCTGGTAAAAGTGAGACCAGTAAAGACGACGCGAAACTGGCGGCTCGTCAGAATATGAATATTCTAGAGCGCGGTATTTCACATCTGGCTGAAATCTTCGTACCTCTGCTGCCTGCCATTATTACTGGTGGTCTGATCCTTGGCTTTCGTAACGTTATTGGCGACATCAAAATGTTTGATGGCCAAACTCTTACGCAAATCAGTCAGTTTTGGGCAACGGTCCACTCTTTCTTATGGTTAATCGGCGAAGCAATCTTTTTCTTCTTACCTGTTGGTGTTTGCTGGGCGACCGTTAAAAAACTTGGAGGGACGCCAATTCTGGGTATCACCTTAGGTGTGACCTTGGTTTCCCCACAACTGATGAATGCTTACGCCATTGGTAAGGAAATTCCGCAAGTTTGGGACTTTGGTTGGTTTGTCATTGAAAAGGTGGGTTACCAAGCTCAAGTCATTCCTGCCATGTTAGCCGGTGTTGCTCTGGCGTTCATTGAAACCAACTTGAAACGCATTGTGCCTGCTTACTTGTATTTAGTCGTGGTGCCGTTTGTTTCTATCATTCTTTCTGTGATTTTGGCGCACGCATTAATTGGCCCATTTGGTCGAATTATTGGTGATGGCGTTGCATTCGCGGCAAAAGCGGCGATGACGGGTGACTTTGCTGTCATCGGCGCAATGGTATTTGGCTTTCTTTATGCCCCACTGGTTATCACCGGTGTGCACCACACGACCAATGCCGTTGATTTGCAATTGATGCAAGAAATGGGTGGTACGCCAATCTGGCCTTTGATTGCATTGTCCAATATTGCACAAGCGTCTGCGGTTGTCGGCATTATTATTATTAGCCGTAAAAATGGTGAGCGTGATATTTCAGTCCCTGCCGCTATCTCTGCTTACCTTGGTGTTACGGAACCTGCGATGTACGGCATTAACTTGAAGTACAAATTCCCAATGTTGAGCGCCATGATTGGTTCTGCGATTGCTGCGGCAATTTGTGGTAGTGCGGGTGTGATGGCGAATGGTATCGGTGTCGGTGGCTTGCCAGGCATTCTATCCATTCAACCTCAATACTGGTCAGTATATTTAATAGCGATGGCTGTCGCGATTGTCGTTCCTGCTGCTCTGACTTTGTTCATGTACAAACGAGCTCAAGGTAAAGGCGAACTGACTGCAGTTAGTGCCTAA
- the treR gene encoding trehalose operon repressor TreR, whose product MSKKLTIVDIAKLSGVGKSTVSRVLTNDPKVKPETRLKVEQVIDAHGYVPSKSAQSMRGGSQKVVGVIISRLDSASENRVVSAMLATLYGAGYDVVIMESQFDSVKTNEHLDVLKRRNVDGVVVFGFTGCDVVKLESWQQRMVVVAMDTENVSSINYDNQALINNALEHLRGQGLHDIAYVGVDQSDTTTGRLRLLAYLEWCERNKVNSQAVTGELSHESAYTLLDQVLTDETQAVVCASDTLALGVIKRLQELGRTEVRVTGVGGNPLLSFLFPNIFSIDPGYHQAGEKAATLLIQQLSGQCSVQHITQKPVI is encoded by the coding sequence ATGAGCAAAAAACTGACCATTGTTGATATTGCAAAGCTTTCAGGCGTTGGGAAATCTACCGTATCAAGGGTATTAACCAATGATCCGAAGGTAAAACCTGAAACTCGTTTGAAAGTAGAGCAGGTGATTGATGCTCATGGTTACGTGCCTTCGAAGTCGGCCCAGTCGATGAGAGGAGGCAGCCAGAAAGTGGTTGGGGTCATCATTTCTCGTTTGGATTCAGCGTCAGAAAATAGAGTTGTTAGCGCAATGCTAGCGACGTTGTATGGCGCTGGATACGATGTTGTCATCATGGAAAGTCAGTTTGACAGCGTCAAAACAAACGAGCATCTGGACGTTTTGAAGAGGCGTAATGTAGATGGCGTGGTGGTCTTTGGTTTCACGGGCTGCGATGTTGTTAAGTTAGAGAGTTGGCAGCAACGAATGGTCGTTGTCGCAATGGATACCGAAAATGTCTCATCGATTAATTATGATAATCAAGCGCTGATAAATAACGCATTGGAGCATTTGAGGGGGCAGGGTTTACACGATATTGCTTACGTAGGTGTCGACCAAAGTGATACCACAACAGGACGACTACGTCTTTTGGCTTATCTTGAATGGTGTGAACGTAACAAGGTTAACTCCCAGGCGGTGACGGGTGAGTTGAGTCATGAAAGTGCCTATACCTTATTAGATCAAGTTTTGACCGACGAAACACAAGCTGTTGTTTGTGCGAGTGACACGCTAGCTTTGGGTGTGATCAAACGCTTACAAGAGCTAGGAAGAACTGAAGTTCGAGTAACAGGCGTTGGCGGAAATCCATTATTATCTTTTCTCTTCCCAAATATATTTAGTATCGATCCTGGTTATCATCAAGCTGGAGAGAAAGCAGCAACCTTGCTGATACAACAACTCTCCGGTCAGTGTAGCGTCCAACATATTACCCAAAAACCTGTGATATAA
- a CDS encoding MliC family protein, giving the protein MALTKRLLPRSVFSVVVLGALSGCISQPEIVDQVYRCSDHYDVVVSDRSDTKIHAEMLGKYYVLNRTVSASGEKYRTHDEQVKMWFKGEQASIKLSGYPIQMCNLVVPMNNIDAPSNNTMF; this is encoded by the coding sequence ATGGCTTTAACTAAACGATTGTTGCCACGCAGTGTTTTTTCGGTCGTGGTTTTAGGAGCGTTGAGTGGATGTATTTCTCAACCCGAAATTGTCGACCAAGTTTATCGCTGCAGCGATCACTACGACGTTGTGGTGAGCGATCGCAGTGACACAAAAATCCACGCGGAAATGTTAGGAAAGTACTATGTGTTGAACCGCACCGTTAGCGCTTCTGGTGAGAAATACCGAACCCATGATGAGCAAGTAAAGATGTGGTTTAAAGGTGAGCAAGCGAGCATTAAACTCAGCGGCTACCCTATACAAATGTGTAATTTAGTTGTGCCAATGAATAACATCGACGCCCCTTCTAACAACACGATGTTTTAG
- the gmhB gene encoding D-glycero-beta-D-manno-heptose 1,7-bisphosphate 7-phosphatase, whose protein sequence is MAKPAVFLDRDGVINVDHGYVHDEHDFEYVEGVFEAAKKFQDMGFMLVLVTNQSGIARGMFSEDRFLSLTQWMDWNFADNGVELDGIYYCPHHPEHGVGKYKQDCDCRKPKPGMFLSAQEFLDIDMAKSVMIGDKAEDMMAADAAGVGTKILVRTGKPITEIGESLATVVVDSIANAPAYLAAR, encoded by the coding sequence TTGGCTAAACCTGCAGTGTTTTTGGACCGTGATGGCGTAATTAACGTCGATCATGGTTATGTGCATGATGAGCATGATTTTGAATATGTAGAAGGCGTGTTTGAAGCGGCTAAGAAATTTCAAGACATGGGGTTCATGTTAGTACTTGTGACGAATCAATCGGGTATTGCCCGAGGCATGTTTAGCGAAGACCGATTCTTATCTTTAACACAGTGGATGGATTGGAATTTTGCAGACAATGGCGTTGAGCTTGACGGTATTTATTACTGCCCTCACCATCCTGAGCATGGTGTAGGTAAATATAAGCAAGACTGTGATTGCCGTAAGCCAAAGCCGGGCATGTTCCTTTCAGCGCAAGAGTTTCTTGATATTGATATGGCAAAGTCGGTGATGATTGGTGATAAAGCCGAAGATATGATGGCGGCTGATGCTGCGGGTGTTGGTACGAAAATATTAGTACGAACTGGCAAACCGATCACTGAAATAGGTGAGTCTCTAGCAACGGTTGTGGTTGATAGCATCGCGAATGCTCCTGCTTACTTAGCGGCGCGATAA
- the metN gene encoding methionine ABC transporter ATP-binding protein MetN, translating into MIEINQVNKVFYQGTKEIVALKDIDLTIPQGTIFGVIGSSGAGKSTLIRCVNMLEAPTSGEVIVDGVDLTKLSKSDLSKTRRNIGMIFQHFNLLSSRTVFDNVALPLELADASKDKIETKVSELLSLVGLSDKRDTYPANLSGGQKQRVAIARALASDPKVLLCDEATSALDPATTQSILELLKQINRKLNITMLLITHEMDVVKSICHQVAIIGDGELVEKGTVGDIFAHPKTELAHQFIRSTLDLSIPEDYQIRLKKKRVEGSYPLVRLEFTGATVDAPLVTQIARKFNIDVSILSSDLDYAGGVKFGMMVAELFGTEQDDIAAIEFLRENNVKVEVLGYVL; encoded by the coding sequence ATGATTGAAATTAATCAAGTAAATAAGGTTTTCTATCAAGGCACTAAGGAAATAGTTGCCCTGAAAGATATCGACCTTACCATACCTCAAGGGACGATTTTTGGTGTCATTGGTTCGTCTGGCGCAGGTAAAAGTACACTGATTCGCTGCGTAAATATGTTGGAAGCCCCAACATCCGGTGAAGTCATCGTTGATGGTGTGGATCTCACCAAGCTCTCTAAATCAGATTTAAGTAAAACTCGCCGTAACATCGGCATGATTTTCCAGCATTTCAATCTGCTTTCTTCTCGCACGGTATTTGACAACGTTGCATTGCCACTTGAGTTAGCGGACGCAAGCAAAGACAAAATCGAAACCAAGGTGTCTGAGTTATTGTCTTTAGTTGGTCTTTCTGACAAACGTGATACCTACCCTGCTAATTTAAGCGGCGGTCAAAAACAGCGTGTCGCGATTGCACGTGCATTAGCGTCTGATCCTAAAGTACTGCTTTGCGATGAAGCGACGAGCGCACTTGACCCTGCAACGACTCAATCGATTTTAGAACTGCTTAAGCAAATCAACCGTAAGCTCAACATCACCATGCTCCTTATCACCCATGAAATGGATGTGGTTAAAAGCATCTGTCATCAAGTGGCCATTATTGGTGACGGTGAATTAGTAGAAAAAGGCACGGTTGGCGATATTTTTGCACACCCTAAAACAGAATTGGCTCATCAGTTTATTCGTTCAACCTTAGATCTTTCGATTCCAGAAGATTACCAGATTCGTCTAAAGAAAAAGCGTGTTGAAGGCAGCTATCCATTAGTTCGTTTGGAATTCACAGGCGCGACAGTAGATGCCCCTCTGGTGACGCAGATAGCTCGAAAATTCAATATTGATGTCAGTATTTTAAGCTCGGATCTTGATTACGCTGGTGGCGTAAAATTCGGCATGATGGTCGCGGAACTGTTCGGGACTGAACAAGACGACATCGCCGCTATCGAATTCCTACGTGAAAACAACGTAAAAGTAGAGGTACTTGGTTATGTCCTTTAA